A genomic region of Leptolyngbya sp. NIES-2104 contains the following coding sequences:
- a CDS encoding N-acetylmuramoyl-L-alanine amidase yields the protein MKRLFQVSAIVLAGFATFLIAIQSGQAEWLDGLRIKPSEPQLLSFQQDIEEANNLLSSACAIKPIPRGGRLRNLPAIRGTTPLSRFRQASSPNSIYQPREEVALAHPSNFGRRFTQDLSGRPVNNEPIIVLHETVGSGSSAINYFRTPHPRDDDQVSYHTLIRENGNVVYLVPPNRRAFGAGNSTFNGNKGNEAVKTNPAFPPSVNNFAYHISLVTPSDGRGNGARHSGYTRAQYQSLAWLVAKTGIPNDRITTHRLVDRSRQRSDPRSFNSQYLAQLLATFPKTNDISMQCTLPAIAQEE from the coding sequence ATGAAGAGGCTTTTTCAGGTTTCTGCGATCGTTCTTGCCGGATTCGCCACATTTTTAATTGCCATTCAATCAGGGCAAGCTGAATGGCTCGATGGTCTCCGGATCAAGCCCTCTGAGCCTCAACTCCTGAGTTTTCAGCAAGACATTGAAGAGGCAAATAATCTCCTCTCCAGCGCCTGTGCAATTAAACCGATTCCTAGAGGAGGCAGGCTGAGAAATCTCCCTGCCATTCGAGGAACAACACCCCTCAGCCGATTTCGGCAAGCCTCATCACCAAATTCTATCTATCAACCCAGAGAAGAGGTTGCTCTCGCGCATCCCTCTAACTTCGGACGGCGCTTCACGCAGGATCTCTCTGGTCGCCCTGTGAATAATGAACCGATTATCGTCCTGCACGAAACGGTTGGCTCAGGAAGTTCCGCGATTAACTATTTCCGCACACCCCATCCACGAGACGATGATCAAGTGAGCTATCACACGTTGATTCGTGAAAACGGCAACGTTGTTTATCTAGTTCCGCCCAATCGACGTGCCTTCGGTGCTGGTAATTCCACTTTCAACGGCAACAAAGGAAACGAAGCGGTGAAAACAAATCCCGCCTTTCCACCCTCAGTTAATAATTTTGCTTACCATATCTCGCTGGTCACGCCGTCTGATGGACGCGGGAACGGAGCGAGACATAGTGGATATACCCGCGCTCAGTATCAATCGCTCGCTTGGTTAGTGGCGAAAACAGGTATTCCAAACGATCGCATTACGACTCATCGACTCGTGGATCGATCGCGCCAGCGGAGTGATCCCCGCAGTTTTAATTCTCAGTATCTTGCTCAACTTCTAGCGACTTTTCCAAAAACAAACGATATTTCGATGCAGTGTACATTACCCGCGATCGCTCAAGAAGAATAA